From one Triticum aestivum cultivar Chinese Spring chromosome 4B, IWGSC CS RefSeq v2.1, whole genome shotgun sequence genomic stretch:
- the LOC123092362 gene encoding uncharacterized protein isoform X1, producing MSSSIPPPAFSSACFLRFHVAVDPERRRGLRGAGGDVGEGWDADDGEEGKQHRGMSSRWMRKHRIQESNCKRRRRRPHGFYEDQKRMPIIRAWIRLACGKTGSRSVMLVSLIEDGHPSSSWFMGLRSVRNPWYASILRPLLRGLDVEGGREVVICRGEGDGGGDLQLLLKGRRRGGAEMRGYCCLFLHAVFLSWFTLKKGNGTLNNLATDTLWSTIIIMCAFWIYWMSECNANRHLLMQRFCRDVDIYGDVSLRSKCFSSYLAGSHFDQ from the exons ATGTCGTCGTCGATCCCACCGCCGGCCTTCTCCTCTGCTTGCTTCCTCCGGTTCCATGTCGCCGTCGATCCAGAGCGGCGGCGGGGTCTGCGCGGTGCGGGTGGGGATGTAGGGGAGGGGTGGGATGCAGACGATGGCGAGGAAGGCAAGCAACATCGGGGAATGAGCAG CCGCTGGATGAGAAAGCATAGGATTCAGGAAAGCAACTGCAAGAGACGGAGAAGACGTCCCCATGGCTTCTACGAGGACCAGAAGCGTATGCCTATTATTAGAGCTTGGATAAGG CTTGCTTGTGGAAAAACTGGTTCTCGTTCAGTTATGCTTGTCAGTTTGATAGAAGATGGACACCCCTCTTCAAGTTGGTTTATGGGCTTGCGGAGTGTGAGAA ACCCCTGGTATGCCTCCATCCTTCGTCCCTTGCTCCGTGGCCTGGATGTCGAGGGAGGGCGAGAGGTGGTGATATGCAGGGGTGAGGGAGATGGAGGCGGTGACCTGCAGCTCCTGTTGAAGGGGCGGAGAAGAGGGGGTGCGGAGATGAGAGGCTATTGTTGTTTATTCCTTCATGCAGTATTTCTGAGTTGGTTCACTCTGAAAAAAG GCAATGGAACACTAAATAACCTGGCAACGGATACCCTGTGGTCTACCATTATAATTATGTGTGCATTTTGGATCTATTGGATGTCTGAATGTAATGCTAATCGACATTTACTGATGCAAAG ATTTTGCAGGGATGTAGATATATATGGTGATGTTTCACTACGATCTAAGTGTTTCAGTTCATATTTAGCAGGATCACATTTTGACCAATGA
- the LOC123092362 gene encoding uncharacterized protein isoform X3, with product MSSSIPPPAFSSACFLRFHVAVDPERRRGLRGAGGDVGEGWDADDGEEGKQHRGMSSRWMRKHRIQESNCKRRRRRPHGFYEDQKRMPIIRAWIRLACGKTGSRSVMLVSLIEDGHPSSSWFMGLRSVRNPWYASILRPLLRGLDVEGGREVVICRGEGDGGGDLQLLLKGRRRGGAEMRGYCCLFLHAVFLSWFTLKKGFP from the exons ATGTCGTCGTCGATCCCACCGCCGGCCTTCTCCTCTGCTTGCTTCCTCCGGTTCCATGTCGCCGTCGATCCAGAGCGGCGGCGGGGTCTGCGCGGTGCGGGTGGGGATGTAGGGGAGGGGTGGGATGCAGACGATGGCGAGGAAGGCAAGCAACATCGGGGAATGAGCAG CCGCTGGATGAGAAAGCATAGGATTCAGGAAAGCAACTGCAAGAGACGGAGAAGACGTCCCCATGGCTTCTACGAGGACCAGAAGCGTATGCCTATTATTAGAGCTTGGATAAGG CTTGCTTGTGGAAAAACTGGTTCTCGTTCAGTTATGCTTGTCAGTTTGATAGAAGATGGACACCCCTCTTCAAGTTGGTTTATGGGCTTGCGGAGTGTGAGAA ACCCCTGGTATGCCTCCATCCTTCGTCCCTTGCTCCGTGGCCTGGATGTCGAGGGAGGGCGAGAGGTGGTGATATGCAGGGGTGAGGGAGATGGAGGCGGTGACCTGCAGCTCCTGTTGAAGGGGCGGAGAAGAGGGGGTGCGGAGATGAGAGGCTATTGTTGTTTATTCCTTCATGCAGTATTTCTGAGTTGGTTCACTCTGAAAAAAG GCTTTCCATAA
- the LOC123092362 gene encoding uncharacterized protein isoform X2 — MLKFLDVNAHLPPTQAKILLEIRILVLHICISKKLAHYCKSDIFLLACGKTGSRSVMLVSLIEDGHPSSSWFMGLRSVRNPWYASILRPLLRGLDVEGGREVVICRGEGDGGGDLQLLLKGRRRGGAEMRGYCCLFLHAVFLSWFTLKKGNGTLNNLATDTLWSTIIIMCAFWIYWMSECNANRHLLMQRFCRDVDIYGDVSLRSKCFSSYLAGSHFDQ, encoded by the exons ATGCTTAAATTCCTGGATGTAAACGCACACTTGCCTCCTACACAGGCCAAAATACTATTGGAG ATAAGGATACTTGTTTTGCATATTTGCATCTCGAAGAAGCTTGCCCACTATTGTAAGTCTGACATTTTCTTG CTTGCTTGTGGAAAAACTGGTTCTCGTTCAGTTATGCTTGTCAGTTTGATAGAAGATGGACACCCCTCTTCAAGTTGGTTTATGGGCTTGCGGAGTGTGAGAA ACCCCTGGTATGCCTCCATCCTTCGTCCCTTGCTCCGTGGCCTGGATGTCGAGGGAGGGCGAGAGGTGGTGATATGCAGGGGTGAGGGAGATGGAGGCGGTGACCTGCAGCTCCTGTTGAAGGGGCGGAGAAGAGGGGGTGCGGAGATGAGAGGCTATTGTTGTTTATTCCTTCATGCAGTATTTCTGAGTTGGTTCACTCTGAAAAAAG GCAATGGAACACTAAATAACCTGGCAACGGATACCCTGTGGTCTACCATTATAATTATGTGTGCATTTTGGATCTATTGGATGTCTGAATGTAATGCTAATCGACATTTACTGATGCAAAG ATTTTGCAGGGATGTAGATATATATGGTGATGTTTCACTACGATCTAAGTGTTTCAGTTCATATTTAGCAGGATCACATTTTGACCAATGA